Proteins encoded within one genomic window of Arachis ipaensis cultivar K30076 chromosome B08, Araip1.1, whole genome shotgun sequence:
- the LOC107613890 gene encoding DDB1- and CUL4-associated factor 8 produces the protein MENFDNVRVNTRVRRGFTDIYRREVGLSHPSGFARRFSASEALVQNLNLYGKLNGHEGCVNAVEFNSTGDLLVSGSDDRQVVFWNWASKTKLFAYPSGHSDNIFQTKIMPFTDDSRIVTSAGDGQIRLGVLREDGRADITLLGKHRGNVYKLAVEPGSPHIFYSCGEDGLVQHFDLRSSSATKFLCCSSSMGSNKDSTSKIGLNSIVIDSRNPYYFAVAGSDQYARVYDIRKCQWDAARNSDIPVNTFCPNHLIESDTVHITALAYSSSSELLVSYNDELIYLFEKNAGWGSSPSASSEDLKNIQQAQVYSGHRNQQTVKGVSFFGPSDEYVLSGSDCGHIFIWKKKDAKLVRLMVGDQHVLNQLEPHPHLPILATCGIENDVKIWAPLASDLPPIPVNAKEIIEANRKGREDQTRGTLPPAVIMHALRLQRRQTLAYIERRYNRADIMSDDEDSEDYILGLSDDVSSEEDSTANSRDCNIS, from the exons ATGGAGAACTTCGACAACGTTAGGGTCAATACAAGGGTTCGACGAGGATTCACTGATATTTATAGGAGAGAGGTTGGGTTGTCTCACCCTAGCGGCTTTGCTCGACGCTTTTCTGCTTCAGAG GCTCTTGTGCAGAACCTGAATTTATATGGCAAGTTAAATGGTCATGAAGGTTGTGTGAATGCAGTGGAGTTCAACTCTACTGGCGACCTTCTTGTCTCAGGTTCTGATGACAGGCAAGTTGTGTTTTGGAATTGGGCATCCAAAACTAAATTGTTTGCATACCCTTCTGGCCACTCAGACAACATATTCCAGACAAAGATAATGCCATTCACCGATGACAGCCGAATAGTTACTTCTGCTGGTGATGGCCAG ATAAGGCTTggtgttcttcgggaggatggtCGAGCTGACATTACATTGTTGGGGAAGCACCGTGGAAATGTCTACAAGCTTGCTGTGGAGCCAGGAAGTCCACACATATTCTACAGTTGTGGTGAAGATGGTTTAGTTCAACAT TTTGATTTGCGAAGTAGTTCTGCTACAAAATTTCTCTGTTGTTCCTCATCTATGGGGAGCAATAAAGATTCCACAAGCAAGATAGGTTTGAATTCCATTGTGATTGACTCTAGAAATCCATATTACTTTGCTGTTGCGGGATCTGATCAATATGCACGCGTTTATGACATAAGAAAATGTCAGTGGGATGCAGCAAGAAATTCAGATATACCTGTTAACACATTTTGCCCAAATCACTTAATTGAGTCAGATACTGTGCACATCACAGCATTGGCTTATTCAAGCTCTAGCGAGCTCCTTGTTTCTTATAATGATGAGCTGATTTATCTGTTTGAAAAGAATGCCGGCTGGGGTTCTTCACCTTCTGCTTCATCTGAGGACTTGAAGAATATTCAACAGGCACAAGTTTACTCGGGCCATAGAAATCAACAGACAGTTAAGGGAGTGAGTTTTTTTGGCCCCAGTGATGAATATGTGTTGAGTGGCTCAGATTGTGGCCATATATTCATCTGGAAAAAGAAGGATGCTAAGCTGGTGCGATTAATGGTCGGTGACCAGCATGTTTTAAATCAACTCGAACCTCATCCACATTTACCTATTCTGGCAACTTGTGGTATAGAAAACGATGTGAAGATCTGGGCTCCCCTAGCAAGTGACCTTCCACCAATTCCTGTGAACGCGAAAGAG ATAATTGAGGCAAACCGGAAGGGCAGAGAAGACCAGACACGGGGAACCCTTCCTCCTGCTGTTATTATGCATGCTCTTCGCCTGCAGAGGCGGCAGACATTGGCCTACATTGAAAGAAGATATAACAGAGCTGACATTATGAGTGATGATGAAGATTCAGAGGACTACATTCTAGGATTATCAGATGATGTCTCTTCTGAAGAGGATTCTACTGCAAATTCAAGAGATTGCAACATTAGCTAA